A stretch of the Lactuca sativa cultivar Salinas chromosome 9, Lsat_Salinas_v11, whole genome shotgun sequence genome encodes the following:
- the LOC111882579 gene encoding uncharacterized protein LOC111882579: MPPQHWSIPHFTGRAHCDALLNTLCETLNSKLVKGRERPIISCLEFIREYIMKKLVVVQKTIDKCSGPLNPTATETLEKIKAEAAKYRAVFCGNGKYQFTGGEGVDQCVVDITQSTCSCNKWEVTGIPCNHTIVAIWDMRRNNENVGIPETWVHPTYWLKTWQEMYAFKIEPINGRMMWTKSTCSTKLLPPKHHVPIGRPKKKRRRSSTEDDSAKGTRTVRCSKCGNVGHNGRSCKGQAVGGSQASGNDVR, translated from the exons ATGCCACCCCAACATTGGTCCATACCTCACTTCACAG GAAGAGCACATTGTGATGCATTGTTAAACACCCTTTGTGAGACATTGAATAGCAAACTTGTCAAGGGTCGTGAAAGACCAATTATAAGTTGCTTGGAGTTTATTAGAGAGTACATAATGAAGAAGCTTGTTGTTGTCCAAAAGACAATTGACAAATGCTCTGGACCACTAAATCCTACAGCTACCGAGACTCTAGAGAAGATCAAAGCTGAAGCTGCAAAGTATAGGGCTGTgttttgtggaaatgggaagtatCAGTTCACAGGTGGTGAAGGTGTGGACCAATGTGTAGTTGACATAACACAAAGTACATGCTCATGTAACAAGTGGGAGGTCACTGGCATACCATGCAATCACACAATTGTAGCTATATGGGATATGAGGAGAAATAATGAGAATGTTGGGATACCTGAAACATGGGTTCACCCAACGTACTGGTTGAAGACATGGCAAGAGATGTATGCCTTTAAAATTGAACCAATTAATGGGAGGATGATGTGGACAAAAAGTACTTGTTCAACAAAGTTACTACCACCAAAACATCATGTGCCTATTGGTAGgccaaaaaagaaaagaagaagatctTCTACTGAAGATGATAGTGCTAAAGGGACTAGAACAGTTAGATGTTCAAAGTGTGGAAATGTTGGGCATAATGGAAGGAGCTGCAAGGGGCAGGCAGTGGGAGGATCACAGGCCAGTGGTAATGATGTGAGATAG